The DNA segment GCAGCTGCGCAAGGAGTATGAAGGGCATCTGAAGCGCATCGAGGCCGAGAGCCGCGAGCGGATCCAGAACGCGGTCACGGAGGGCCAGCGGGTGGCCGCCGAGATCCGCGAGATCGCCCGGAAGGAAGCCCAGGATCTCATGAAGCGGGCGACCGACGAGATCGCCCGCGAGCGGGACAAGGCCCAGGTGGCCCTGCGCGACGAGGTCGTCACGCTCGCGATGGAGATCGCGGGCAAGGTCGTGCGCGAGGAGCTCACGGCCGACAAGCACCGGGAGCTCGTCGACGGGTTCCTGGCCGAGGTGGAGCAGGCGCGGTGATTTCCGTCACGCTGGCGCGGCGCTACGCCCGTGCTCTCTTGAACCTCGCGACGAGACAGAACGAGGTCGAGCGCACGCAGGCGGAGCTTCGGGACCTGGCGGCCGTGTTCGCCCGGACGCCCACCGCGCGGAAGTTCTTCGAGTCGCCGAACATCTCCCGGGCGGAGAAGGTCTCGTTCCTCGAGGCACGGGAGGCGAAGCTCGCCCGCCCCGTGTACGGCCTCCTGCACGTGCTCCTGAAGCGGCGGCGGCTCGACCATCTCGTGACGATCGCGTCGGAGTTCGAGAAGATGGCCGAGGAGTCGCAGGGAATCACCCGCGCCACGGTCCGGACGGCGGTCGCGCTGACGGACCTGCAAACCGACATTCTGACGAAGGCGCTGGAGCGACGCACCGGCGACCGAGTACTGCTCACGCGCGAGATCGAACCGGCGCTCCTGGGGGGCGTGGTGGTCTCGCTGGATCACAAGGTCATCGACGGCTCCCTTGCGACCGAGCTCTGGCGGATCCGCCAGCGGCTTCTCCAGACAAGGGTCCACGGCAGAGGTTGACGCATGGCATTCAAGCCTGAAGAAGTGAGTTCGGTCCTCGAGCAGGAGCTCGAGCAGTACGAGGCCCGCCTCAAGATGGAGAGCGTCGGCACCGTGCTCCAGGTGGGCGACGGGATCGCGCGCATCTGGGGTCTC comes from the Candidatus Eisenbacteria bacterium genome and includes:
- the atpF gene encoding F0F1 ATP synthase subunit B; translated protein: MDQFVHWNQLLAHAISFIIFFFLVRVAFQAIIYPPMRERRERIQAEFKRIEDEKAGVAQLRKEYEGHLKRIEAESRERIQNAVTEGQRVAAEIREIARKEAQDLMKRATDEIARERDKAQVALRDEVVTLAMEIAGKVVREELTADKHRELVDGFLAEVEQAR
- the atpH gene encoding ATP synthase F1 subunit delta, translated to MISVTLARRYARALLNLATRQNEVERTQAELRDLAAVFARTPTARKFFESPNISRAEKVSFLEAREAKLARPVYGLLHVLLKRRRLDHLVTIASEFEKMAEESQGITRATVRTAVALTDLQTDILTKALERRTGDRVLLTREIEPALLGGVVVSLDHKVIDGSLATELWRIRQRLLQTRVHGRG